From one Leifsonia soli genomic stretch:
- a CDS encoding aldo/keto reductase: MTAPRRTIGSSDLEVFPLSLGGNVFGWTADRQTSFDVLDGYTAAGGNFVDTADGYSAWVPGNTGGDSERILGEWFEARGNRDQVVLATKVSQHPDFKGLAADNIRRAADASLERLKSDYIDLYYAHFDDETVPLEETVAALSGLVDAGKVRYIGISNYSPERIEEWVRITERDGLHRAVALQPHYNLVERGYETTYRPIAEREGLGVMPYFALAAGFLTGKYRDGVTVDSARAGGAAKYLDDTGRAVLSALDEVAAAHGASVATVALAWLAAQPTITAPIASARTTEQLPDLLVSVELELTGDELEALAGASEPAAAA; the protein is encoded by the coding sequence ATGACTGCACCGCGCCGCACGATCGGTTCGTCCGACCTCGAGGTCTTCCCGCTCTCGCTCGGGGGCAACGTCTTCGGCTGGACGGCCGACAGGCAGACGTCGTTCGACGTCCTCGACGGGTACACAGCGGCCGGCGGCAACTTCGTCGACACCGCCGACGGCTACTCGGCGTGGGTGCCGGGCAACACCGGCGGCGACTCGGAGCGCATCCTCGGCGAGTGGTTCGAGGCGCGCGGCAACCGCGACCAGGTGGTGCTCGCCACCAAGGTGAGCCAGCATCCCGACTTCAAGGGTCTCGCGGCCGACAACATCCGCCGAGCGGCCGACGCGTCGCTGGAGCGCCTGAAGTCCGACTACATCGACCTCTACTACGCCCACTTCGACGACGAGACGGTGCCCCTGGAGGAGACGGTCGCCGCCCTCTCCGGGCTCGTCGACGCGGGCAAGGTGCGCTACATCGGCATCTCGAACTACTCGCCTGAGCGCATCGAGGAGTGGGTCCGCATCACCGAGCGCGACGGGCTCCACCGCGCGGTCGCGCTCCAGCCGCACTACAACCTGGTCGAGCGCGGCTACGAGACCACGTACCGCCCGATCGCCGAGCGCGAGGGCCTCGGCGTGATGCCGTACTTCGCTCTCGCCGCCGGGTTCCTGACCGGCAAGTACCGCGACGGCGTCACGGTCGACAGCGCCCGCGCCGGCGGTGCGGCCAAGTACCTCGACGACACCGGTCGCGCCGTCCTCTCCGCGCTCGACGAGGTGGCTGCCGCGCACGGCGCCTCCGTCGCCACGGTGGCGCTGGCCTGGCTGGCCGCGCAGCCGACCATCACCGCCCCGATCGCGAGCGCGCGCACCACGGAGCAGCTTCCCGACCTCCTGGTGTCCGTCGAGCTCGAGCTCACCGGCGACGAGCTGGAGGCCCTCGCCGGGGCCTCGGAGCCGGCCGCCGCGGCCTGA